The following nucleotide sequence is from Fusarium graminearum PH-1 chromosome 1, whole genome shotgun sequence.
GTAGATAATCAATAATGACTTTCATGAATACCTTTGAGATATGACTGAATGTGAATCGCAGATTATTTGTAGCTGCCATGACTCAATGTTCCGAGGGTAAAGTCGCATGCTTCACTTATGCCTTGGTTGTAAGATACTGTAGTTGGGCAACCTATCAGAACTAAGCGTGTACAGTCTAACTCTCCGATAGACTATGCTTTCCACTAGGCGGAAACTTCCATGCTTGTCTATCGAAGCAAGGGGTTGCTATCGGTATCAGATAAACTATTTAGATAGAATATTTACCTCATTGAATGTCgcttccatccatccatgcaTTAAGTGTGGCATGAAGCTTGATTGTGGCGTTTAGACTTTGGTGGCTAGATCGAAGAGTCACGTGAGTCTCAAACTCGGATCAACCAGGCCCCGTGGCAAAGACGGCCTCCTGCGACGTAACCGCGCCGAAGCGTGCCTTGCTCCTTGAATAAGCTCAAATCAACGATTATACAGCTTTGGTGCTAAACGGACAGCATCATGGCTCCCAAACCCGACACTCCGTTCCGCTCTGCGGACATGAGTATGGTCCAACTCTATGTTTCCAATGAAATCGGTCGCGAAGTTGTTACTGCGCTCGGAGAGCTTGGCCTCTGCCAGTTCCGCGATGTAGGCGaaaccatccatcaacctttttgcatcatcaacatcgactAATCCATCAATTCTTCCATACAGCTCAACGAGAATGTTAGCGCCTTCCAACGTACCTTCACTCAGGAGATTCGACGTCTCGATAATGTTGAGCGACAGCTGCGTACGTCATCCATCGGGATCCACCAAAACAAACGAGTCTAACACATCGCAGGATACTTTTACGCgcagatggacaagatcgGTATCCCGCTCCGGAAGTTGGACCTCGACGTCGAAAGGCTTGCATCCCCATCGACTTCCGAAATCGACGAGCTTGCCGAGCGCAGTCAGAAATTGGAGCAGCGTGTTTCCGCCCTTAACGAGAGTTACgagactttgaagaagcgcGAGGGCGACCTGACCGAGTGGCGATGGGTTCTTCGTGAGGCCGGCAGTTTCTTTGACCGCGCTCACGGcaatgttgaggagattcGCGCATCTACTGACAACGACGATGCTCCCCTGCTGTCCGACATCGAGAACAACCAGAGTGGCGCCGACGCTGATCGCTCCTTCTCCGGCATGAACATCGGCTTTGTTGCTGGAGTCATTGCTAGAGACAGAGTTGCTTCTTTTGAGCGCATCCTCTGGCGAACTCTACGTGGTAACCTCTACATGAACCAGTCTGAGATTCCCGAGCCCTTGATTGATCCTACCAacaacgaggccatcaacaagaacgtcttcgtcatcttcgctCACGGCAAGGAGattctcaacaagatccgCAAGATCTCCGAGTCCATGGGCGCCGACGTTTACaacgttgatgagaacagCGACCTCCGACGTGACCAGATTCACGAGGTCAACAACCGTCTGGAGGATGTCCAAAACGTTCTCCAGAACACCCAGGCCACTCTTCAGGCAGAGCTCAACCAGATCTCTCAGTCGCTCTCGGCCTGGATGGTTCTtgtcgccaaggagaaggctgtGTATAATGCACTTAACAACTTCTCCTATGACAGCGCTCGACGAACTCTCATCGCCGAGGCTTGGGTTCCCACCAACGATCTTCCCTTGATCAGGACGACACTCCAGGAGGTTACTAACAGAGCTGGTCTCTCCGTCCCTTCCAttatcaacaagatccaaagCAACAAGACACCGCCAACTTACCTGAAGACTAACAAGTTCACTGAGGGTTTCCAGACCATCGTCAACGCTTACGGTACCGCCACTTACCAGGAAGTCAACCCGGCCATGCCCGTCTTTGTTACCTTCCCTTTCTTGTTCGCTGTCATGTTTGGTGATTTTGGCcacgccatcatcatgctttCAGCCGCCCTCGCTATGATTTACTGGGAAAAGTCACTCAAGAAGGTCAGCTTTGAGCTCTTTGCCATGATCTTCTACGGTCGTTACATTGCGCTCGTCATGGCtgtcttttctgtctttACTGGTCTTGTCTACAACGatgtcttctccatgtcCATGACGCTCTTCCCTAGCGCGTGGGAGTGGAAGAAGCCTGATAATTATAGCAACACCACTTCTATCATTGCCACTCTGAACGAAGAGGGATACCGATACCCCTTCGGTCTTGATTATGCTTGGCACGGTAGTGAGAACGACCTTCTATTCAGCAACagtttgaagatgaagatgagtATTATTCTGGGTTGGGCTCACATGACTTACTCTCTCTGCTTCGCTTACATCAACGCTCGCCACTTCAAGAAGCCCATCGACATCTGGGGTAACTTCATCCCTGGTATGATTTTCTTCCAGTCTATCTTCGGTTACCTTGTTCTCTGCATTATTTACAAGTGGTCCGTTGATTGGAACGGTCTCAAGCTCAATCCTCCTGGTCTATTGAACATGCTCATCTACATGTTCCTGCAACCGGGAACCATCCCTGAGGGCCAAGAGCTCTACTCTGGACAAGGTTTTGTCCAAGTTGTTCTCTTGCTTCTGGCGTTCATTCAGGTCCCCATTCTCCTTTGCCTCAAGCCTTTCTACCTTCGATGGGAGAACAACCGCGCACGCGCCAAGGGTTACCGTAGTATAGGTGAAACTTCCCGGGTTAGTGCTTTGGACGGTGACGAAGATGAGCCCAACGGCCATGGCAACAGCTtcgatgaggatggcgaggGAGTTGCTATGATCTCTCAAAACATTGATGAGGAACACGAGGAGTTTGAGTTCAGTGAAGTTATGATCCACCAGGTTATCCACACCATTGGTAAGTTATTCATGATTAATTGATCTCCCTATACTAACAAATGTTCAGAGTTCTGTCTTAACTGTGTTTCCCACACTGCTTCTTACCTCCGTCTCTGGGCCCTGTCCCTTGCTCATCAGCAGCTCAGCATTGTGCTCTGGTCCATGACCCTTGGTCCTGCTCTGAAGACGCCAGGCGTTATGGGCGTCATTATGATCGTTGTCTGCTTCACTATGTGGTTCTTTTTGAGTAAGTTGTATTCAATTCTAGAGACATTTGACACTCCTGCTGACCTTTCCCAGCCATTGCTATTCTCGTCTGTATGGAGGGTACCAGTGCCATGTTGCACTCCCTTCGTCTTGCTTGGGTCGAGTCGTTCTCCAAGTTTGCCGAGTTTGCGGGTTGGCCTTTTGCGCCTTTCTCGTTCAACACTTTGCTGGAAGAGTCGGAAGAGCTCAAGGACTACTTGGGTTAATTAGGTTAATTAGGTTAATTGGGAGGGTCGTTTATATCGCGGTGTCTGTTATAGCAGTAGACTTTGATATCATTACTGTATCATTAAGTAGCATAGTGCACATTAGAAAGACTGGTTTCTTGCCATGCTTATTCTTGATTTAAAAGACGTTATCTAATAACCGTTTTGGTTTCCGCCCCTTCGTAAACATGGAACTCAATTAGATTTTGTAATACATGATGTAGCCAACCATCGCAGTAGTAGAATTGCGCTTTAACCCCAGAGAGGTGCTGTCACCTCGATAGCCCTCTCCACAACAGCTCTCACTCGGTCAGCAAATACCTTATGGCTAGA
It contains:
- a CDS encoding vacuolar ATP synthase 98 kDa subunit; translated protein: MAPKPDTPFRSADMSMVQLYVSNEIGREVVTALGELGLCQFRDLNENVSAFQRTFTQEIRRLDNVERQLRYFYAQMDKIGIPLRKLDLDVERLASPSTSEIDELAERSQKLEQRVSALNESYETLKKREGDLTEWRWVLREAGSFFDRAHGNVEEIRASTDNDDAPLLSDIENNQSGADADRSFSGMNIGFVAGVIARDRVASFERILWRTLRGNLYMNQSEIPEPLIDPTNNEAINKNVFVIFAHGKEILNKIRKISESMGADVYNVDENSDLRRDQIHEVNNRLEDVQNVLQNTQATLQAELNQISQSLSAWMVLVAKEKAVYNALNNFSYDSARRTLIAEAWVPTNDLPLIRTTLQEVTNRAGLSVPSIINKIQSNKTPPTYLKTNKFTEGFQTIVNAYGTATYQEVNPAMPVFVTFPFLFAVMFGDFGHAIIMLSAALAMIYWEKSLKKVSFELFAMIFYGRYIALVMAVFSVFTGLVYNDVFSMSMTLFPSAWEWKKPDNYSNTTSIIATLNEEGYRYPFGLDYAWHGSENDLLFSNSLKMKMSIILGWAHMTYSLCFAYINARHFKKPIDIWGNFIPGMIFFQSIFGYLVLCIIYKWSVDWNGLKLNPPGLLNMLIYMFLQPGTIPEGQELYSGQGFVQVVLLLLAFIQVPILLCLKPFYLRWENNRARAKGYRSIGETSRVSALDGDEDEPNGHGNSFDEDGEGVAMISQNIDEEHEEFEFSEVMIHQVIHTIEFCLNCVSHTASYLRLWALSLAHQQLSIVLWSMTLGPALKTPGVMGVIMIVVCFTMWFFLTIAILVCMEGTSAMLHSLRLAWVESFSKFAEFAGWPFAPFSFNTLLEESEELKDYLG